The genomic segment CTCCACAATAGAAACGCAATCATTTCTCAATTTCCAACTCTCAACTTTTAACTCTCCACTCTCCACATTCAAAACGCAATCAATTTTCAATTCTCAATTCTCAATTCTCAATTCTCAATTCTCAATTCTCAATTGATCAAGAACGTCGGTCTTGCTTTTTCTGGTGGTGGTTTTCGGGCGGCATCCTTTGCTTTGGGAACCCTGAGCTATTTGCAGCATGTGCAGCTTGAAGGCAAGCCAATGTTGCAACGTGCGAGTTTTGTGTCGAGTACTTCGGGCGGATCGATTACGAATGCTTTTTATGCCCTGCGGCTGTACCAAGGCCATCAACCGGAGGCGATTTTCAAGGAATTGTATGCCCATCTTTCCGGGGATGAAATCCTGGAAAAGGCCATGGCGACCTTGACCAATTCGAAGATTTGGGCTGCATATCCGCATAAAACACGCAATTTGATCAATGCCTTTGCGATCACTTACGATCAGGTTTTATTCGGCGGAAAAACGATGGAAGTGTTTTGGAACAAGGCGCATCAACCGCATGTCGACGAGGTTTGTTTCAATTCGACGGAGCTCAACAATGGCATTTCGTTTCGTTTTCGCACGAATGGCACCGATGCCGACATCATTTCCTTTGGCAACTTCTATTTGGGCTTCAAAAAGGAATCCGTCGAAGCCCTGAAATCCTTGCGCATTGCCGACATGGTGGCCGCAAGTTCCTGTTTCCCCGTCGGATTTGAGCCGATCGTCTTTCCCAATGACTTTGCTGCGGGGGAAGAGACGCCAAAAAGTTTGTTGGATGCCTTCGAATTTGACCATAATAATTCCGTCCACAAAGATGCCGTGCAGGCCGTTTCCTTTGGCTTGATTGACGGTGGCGTAGTTGACAATCAAGGCCTGTACAGCTTGGGCCTTGAAGACAGCTTGCGTCCGCCCAAAGCGAGCGCGACCTCCGAACCGAGTCCGAATGGCAAGCCGGAGCCACGACCGTTTGATTTGCTGATTGCTTGCGATGTAGCGAGTTATTTTCTCGATCCCTACGAAGTTCCCTCCGAACCGACAAAATGGTATCTGAAGATTCCGTTGAAGTGGATCGTGGTAGCCTTGGCCTTGATTGTGCCCTTGACGGGCGTGACGGTGGGCATTTTTGCAGCGAATCGGGAGCCTTGGTATTATTTCCTGCTGCTGTTGCCGGCGTATTTGTCTTCGGGATTGATCGGATTTGGATTCTGGAAAGCTGCGAAGGCCTTGCAAAAGGAAAAGAAGCAAGTGCATGGCAAGGTCCTCGGCGGTACCTTGGTAAGCTCCTCAATATGCGGCTTTCCAAAGTTGTCGAACTCGTGCAAGCACGCGGGCAATCGTTTGCGCAACTCGCCTTGGAAGTTTATTTGAAGCAGATTCGGCGATTGCACCTGGACAAAACCTACCGCAATCCCAAAGCTTCCTTGCGTTTGATTTCCAATTTCATCTACGAATTGGGCGCGGTGCACCGTGACCGCCGTGTCTTGGAAAACAAAAAGCCCGAAAACGCCTGGTGGCCGCAATATGCCGCGCAATTGCAACCGAGCCCGCAAATTGAAAAAGCAGCGGATGCGGCCCGCGAAGTTTCGACCACACTCTGGTTCGATCCCAACAACAAAGCCGACCTCGACGCCGTGGCCGCAACCGGTCAATTCACCACTTGCTACAACCTGATTCGTTACCTCAACCGTTTGGAATTGGCAGAAAAGGGACTTTCTCCAGAATTGAGCGCCTTGCGGGAGGAGTTGCTCATGGATTGGGCAAAGTTTCAGGCGAATCCGATGTGGATGCTTGCGGTTTTGCGCTGAAGAAATGACGTGGCGTTGACATCGAATCAATTTGCCTGAAAGGCGGATTGCCAATTTTGTCATCCAGCTGTAATTTGCTTCGAATGCGAATCCAGTTGATGCACAAAATGATGCTGATGCTCCTGCTGATGGCAGCGGGACAGCGTTCATTTTGCCAATTGGCCGAAGATACCGACAGCATCAAAACCCGATGGGTTCTCGGTGGCCGGGCCCATTATGGCTTTGTGCTGATTCATTCGTATGCGCTTGATCCTGTGCGGCATTCCTTTCCTTGGGGTGCCGAAATGGACATTGGCAAACAATTCATCGGGAAACGCGCTTGGGATTTTTGCAATTGTTATCCGCGGGCGGGCGCCTCGCTCACTTTTTGGGACTACGGCAGCGAAATCCTCGGATATGGCGCCACAGCGATGTGGTATGTGGAACCGGTCTTTCTCACGAAACATCGCCTCAATTTCAGCATGCGGCTGAGCAGCGGATTGTCCTATCAAACCAATCCCTACGATTCGGTCACCAATCCCAACAACCTCGCTTACTCCTTGCGGGTGAATGTACCTGCTGCGGTCGGTGCCGCCCTGCATTTCCGACTGAATCCGCATTGGAATTTGCGACTCGGTGCCAATTTCAACCACGTGAGCAACGGCGGACTTGCCCTGCCCAACAAGGGCATCAATTACCCGACGATGAGCCTGGGAGCCGACTATGCGCCGCAAGGCATCGACTTCAAGGAACGGGCCAAAAACATGGACAAAAGTCCGCCAAAGCCTCGGCTGCGCCTGTACGCGGGCGTGACGGGCACGCTCAAACGCGCAAGCGGCGCCGATACGCGTCAGGAACCTGTTTGGGGCGTATGGACGCAGGGAGTTTATTACGTTGGAAGATGGAGCGGCCTCAATCTCGGCATCGAATGGATCAACGACGGTGCCCGCAAACTCAAGATGCAACGCGAAAACATCCCCGGCCGACACGAACGCGGGGGCATTCTCCTGGGTCATCAATTCCTGCTCGGTCGCGTGGTCTTTTCCCAACAATTGGGAATCTACTTCTTCGACCAATTTAAACTCAACGACCCTGTTTACCAACGCTTTGGCCTCGGCTTGCATGTGACCAAACGCCTCTTCGCCGGATTCAACCTCAAAACCCATCGCCATGTCGCCGAATTGCTGGAATTGCGGCTTGCCTGGGGATTTGGTGAGCAAGATTGCTTGAATTTTGCCGAATTGGAGGATGATGTAGAGGAATCACCCATGCGATCCCTAAGCTCATTACGTTTTGGTAATTTGAAAGCGGATTCGCAACGGAGATTGATTTTGAATAAAGGCTGCAAATGATTTGATTTGTGAACACAAGAAATTTGCACAATCATGGCAATCAGAAAGTTGGTGATTAAATCTTGGGTTTACGCGCTCTTGTTGATCGTGATGTCTGCTTGCGGTTCAAAGACAGACAATTCAAACAGTTATGAATCGACTACCACGGAATCAGGAACACCGACGGAATTCAAGGTACCGAACGTGAATTGCGAATCGGCTGTGAATGATCCGCTCACCGAGGTAACGGATTTCAAGGACGTCCATCAAGGTCCCCATTTCCATCAATGCGTACATATTCGGAACACCGTGTACTATCCCGGCTCCTACGAGAATGGCCGCACGAGGATTTCGATCGGGAATGGTGAAATCGGCGGGGTCACCGCCTATTTTGACGAACGGATACACTTTTTTAAAGGAGATTCTATCGAGATCGTGGGGTACGTCGATCAGTCTTCGCCAAACGTATTTTCGGATGCCATCCATCACTGTAAGCTCATCAAGAAATAGGGTTGGATGTCCCCGAACGCCTCTTCGCAGGATTCAACCTCAAGACCTATAGCCTCTTCGCTGATTTGACGATGCAGTGACGCAAGTGACGGATTTGGTATAGCAGGTTGCTCGCTTTTTTGCGTACTTCGAAGGCATGGATGCAGAATTCCACCAATCCGTCAAGGTCAGCAAGGTTGTCTTGCAGGAGCTTGGCAAGCGGCAAAATGGCGCAGCTTGGGCGCGGTTTTTGGTGCATTATTCGCTGTTTCTTGCAACCGGGACCTGCCTTGTGCTGAGTTTCGGACATGCTTGGTGGATGATCTTGTTGGCGATGGTAACCTTCGGTGCGACCACAACGACACTGTTTGCCATGTTGCATGAAACCGGCCACAATACGGCATTCGCCTCCCGTCAGCTCAACCGAATGGTCGCCACGATTGCGGCCTATTCCAATTTTTACATTCCCACAGGCTTCCGCGAATTTCATTTTCAGCATCACCGGCATACGCACGATCCGCATTTGGATCCCGAAATCTCTGTCGGCGGCAAGCCTGCCACTGCCTTGACCTCCAAGCTGATTCCTTACTTGGCCTACCTCACCGGCCTGCCCCTGTTGATGGGCAAAATCGGAATGGCTGTGACGCCTGCATTCGGCATCTTCAGTTTGTTTTATCCCTACGTTGCAAAATCCAAACACAGGCGGCTGATGGTCGAATCCTGGATTTTCCTGCTGTTGCATGGCACGCTCAATGCCTTGGCATTCTGGATATTGCCCGGTTTGTGGTTGCTCTATCCCGGTTATGCGGTGGGTATGATGCTTTTGTCCAGCTACCTTCCAGCCGAGCACGGCGGATTGCCCCACGAAGGTTCGATTTTGCAACGCACCCGCCATATCCGCACGCCGGCTTTGGTTCGCTACATGCTCTGGAACATGCCCTATCACGCTGAGCACCATGCCTATCCGGCGATTCCATTTTACAATCTACCCGCACTCTCTGCGGCAATCGCCGATGATTTGGTGGAAAAGGACAAAAACATTCCCCGCTTTCAATCGTGGACTTTCCGGCGGTTTTTGAAGGGGAAATGAGGGTGCTTTGAAACCAAAATATGCCTACCGGGACCTCTACCAGTGAATCTTTTTTTTTGAGAAAAATCAAGGAGTCACCTCTATAAGCTGTTCGAGGTACCAAGCCCGAAGGGCTTGATCTGTGGATAGCCCCCAGTGAAACTGGGGGTAGCAGGCATCCCCCAAAGTTTCAACCCCGAAGGGGTTGACTATTAGACATATTAGATAGAAATGTGCTCATTATTCAATCGTGTGAAGACTGAATGGGTGACATTTTGGATTGTCCATCGTAACCATTTCTTAAAAAATTGATTTTTTTCACGAAGGAATTTGCATTTGCGCCATCCATTCGAGACATTTGCTAAATAAACAGGTAATTACTCGCTTGATAGGTCTTAATTACTACAAATAAACGCATTTAATAATGACGCGTCGAGTTTGGCGCTTAAGAATTGTAAGCAAGATTATGAGGAGGTTGAAATGAGTTATAGACAGATTTATTATCAAATCGTTTTCAGCACATATCAGCGCAAGCCAACAATTGCGGAGGCGCATTGCGAGGAATTGTACCGTGATGTTTGGAAAATTGTGAAGGATCATAATTGCAAGCTCCATCGCGTCAACGGCACAGAAGACCATATCCACATTTTTTGCGATTTGCATCCGAGCATCGCCTTGGCAGATTTTGTCAAGGATCTCAAAGTCAAAAGCAGCCTTTGGATGAAACGTTGTGGAAAATTTCCATTCTTCAACGGATGGCAAGAAGGTTATGGTGGATTTACATATAATTTCCGTGACCGTGATATGATCATCGAGTATGTGAAAAACCAGAAGGAACACCATAAGAAGGAGAGTTCTTACGACGAATTCAAACGGTTGTTGAGTGAAAATGGGATTGCGTTTGATGAGAAGTATTTGTTGTGAAGATGAAGGGTATAAATCTATTTTGTTAATTGTCAACCCCTTCGGGGTTGAAATCTAGGAGGATCGCCTACCCCGGGCTTTGCCCGGGGCTATCCACAGGTCAAGCCCTTCGGGCTTGGAAGGTAGAATCCTGCACCATTCTGGTTTTACTGGCAAAGTTGCCGATAAGCATTAACCAAAACCTGAAGGCTGCCTCACTCCCGCTGAAACCGCGGATCATTCACAAAATGCGTATCGGTCAGCGCATTCAAAAAAGCAACAAGATCCTGTTTTTCCCGTTCCGTGAGTTGCAAGGGGCGAATCAACGGGCTTTTGCTCGGATGATCGGCGCCGCCGCTGTTGTAATGTTCGATGACCGCAGCGAGCGTGGGCACGCTGCCATCGTGCATATAAGGCGCGGTCAGGCCCGCGTTGCGCAGGCTCGGGACCTTGAATTTGGCCAAATCCGTGGAGTCATGCGTGAACCGCATGCGGCCGATGTCGGCATACTCCGTGTAGAGGCCATTGTTTTCAAAGGCATATTCGGTGAAGTTGAAGCCGCCGTGGCAGCGGAAACAATTGGTCTTCTCACTGAAAAACAGCTCCATTCCGCGCATTTCAGCATACGAAAGCGCCTCCCTGCAACCTTGGTTTGCATATTGGTCATAAGGGCTGTTGCCGCTCAGCATGGTGCGTTCGAAGGTGCTGATGGCGCTCGTGATCACAAAGGGATCGGGAATTCGCCCATACGCCGCGCGGCTCATCTGCACATAAACGCAATCCGTCTGCAGTTGATAGCTGATGTCCACGATGTTGTGGTTGAATTCATTCACCTCCTGAATCGGCACCAAAACCTGCATTTCCAGAGTCGGGACACTGCCCTCGCGAATCAAATAAGGATGGTAGGCGACATTGGCCAATGACGGTGCATTGCGCGTCCCGGGACGGTCGAATACCCCTGGCGTGGTCGGCAAATTGTCGGCGAGGGCAAATTCGGTTTTGTGGCAACTTCCGCAGCTATGCGTCCCGGTGACCGACAATACCGGATCGTAAAAGAGCTTCTTCCCGAGTCGCCAACGTGCTTCGGTCAAGCCATTGTTGCTTGGAAATTCGACGGCGGGAAATCCTGCAGGAACTTGCAGCAACTCGTCGGAATAGACAGGCACGGGACAAGGCGGATCGATTTCCCGGCAGGCAACAGCAAAGCACCCGAGAAGGATCAGCAGGAGAAAATGCCGGGGTTTCATTGTGTGAAACGGCATTCGGTGTCGGATTCCAAGCTTATTGTGCAATCACGAGGCGTTGCGTAGCGACCGTTTGGCCATCCTGCTGCAAAGCAACGAGGTAACAGCCAGAAACGGCGATGTTCAGATCGGCGATGCCTGCGGTCGGGACAATGGTTTTGATGATTCTCCCGGTGTAATCATAAACCACGAAGCTGCTTTCTGTAGCGGTGGAAGCTGCGACTTGCAGGCGTGTGGTACCGGACGCAGGATTCGGGAAGATGCTGAAGCTGGGTGCGTTGGCAACTTCGACTCCTGTAATGACGGCCGGGGAAAACACATGGTCGCGGAAATTCTGGAGAATCGTGCGCGCGATGCCGGTGCCGCCATGGTTGATCGGTCCAGTGGAAACGTCGATGTTGCGGAGTGCCAATTCGTAGTCGGCATCCAGGTCAATGATAAGGTCTTGACCGCTTACCGTGCCGGAGGTGGTAATCGTCTGCGAATAGTAATTGGCGTCTTCCAAGCCGTGGATTTCCCAGGATTGCACAAAATTATTTCCGCTGTTGCCGTTCATAGCGACGAACAAATAGCCCGAAGACCAGCCCCAGTGCATGGAAGGCGACTGCAGCGCCAACGGATGCGGGGCGGTGTAGCCGGTGGGATTGAGGTGGTTGTAGGCATTTTGAACGCCGATGTAGAAGCGCACGCCTTCCAAGGAAGTCACGTTAAAACTTCCCAACGCCTGAAGCGTGGGTTGGTCGGCATGTACAAGCATCCATGTGGTGTCGACGGATGTTTGCATTCCCCCGTCATGGATCAGGGTAATCTGGGAAATGTAGTAATCGAGCCGCGAAGCCGTAAACTCAACGCCATTGTTGTTGGCGGCTGTTGCACCGAATTGAAAGGGATTCGCCCCCAGTTTGTGGTTGATCCGGAGAGAGACATTCTGCTGGGCGAAGGAGAAACTCGCAGCAGAGAGGACAAGGAGAAAAATGTACAGTCGCTTCATCGAATTGTGTTTTACTGTTTCCAAAATTCCGGAAAGAATGTGTAAGATAAGGCATTATTCGATGGAAATGCCGTCTCAGCACGACAGAACAGCGTTTTTTTTGACACCAAGACACCAAGGCATCAAGTTGGCGCGCCGTCCTTGGAGTCTTGGTGCCTTGATGGCCGAATTTCAGCCTCAAAACGTTGATTTTTAACAGCTATTCTTGAACTGATCTCGGCATTGCCTATTTTTAGGATGAAAATCAGCACAGCGTTATGAAAAATACATTTACCCAGATCGTTTTTGCCATCACATTGCTCTTCGCACCGTTTTTCGGAAAATCCCAAACGACGGCGATGGATTTCAACCGCTTGGACTGCAATGGCAATATGCAGCACCTGTTTGCTGACCTTGACGCTGGAAATGCGGTGATTTTGGAGTTTTTCATGCAAAACTGCAATCCCTGCATTGTCGCCGCAGGCAAGCTCGAAGCGATGAAAGCCGACTTGCTGGCTGAATTTCCCGGCAAAATCAAGGGCTACGCCATCGGATTCAACAATTCGTATTCCTGCGCGAGCAACATCAACTGGGTGACCACCAACAACGTGACCTCCATCCCGATGGACAGCGGCGCTACCCAAGTGGCCTACTACGGCGGCATGGGCATGCCTACGATTGTCATTCTCGGTGGCGGCACCAACCATTCGGTCCTCGGAAGTCCCTACGTCGGATTTGCCACGAGCGACACAATCACGATGGCTGCCGACATCCGCAACTTCCTGAATACGACCACCGGCATCACCGCAAGCGCATTGACCGCCAATACATTCGACGTTTATCCCAATCCCGCAAATGGCTTGCTCAATTTCCGCTGCAACCTCTCCGCCCACGCCGACCTGTCGCTCCAAATCATGGATTTGACAGGCAAAACCTTGATGACGGTGAACGAGAAAAATGTCGCTGCAGGCGAATTCACACTTCCGCTGAACACTGCCGAATTGACTGCAGGCACCTATTTGATCAAGGCGACCGCCAACGATGCTGTCTTGACCAAGCGATTCACTGTAACCCATTGAGTATGTCTTCGAATTGGTTTTTGCGTGTCGTCACGGCTGCATTGTGCTGCGTGGCGACCCTTCCGGCGAATGCCCAAAATCCCCTGTTGATTCCGGATACCCTTGTAGGACCCAACATTCAGTTGAATGTCGCTGCGGGAACCATGAACTATTTCCCGGGATTGACGACCCCGACGTTGGGTTACAACGGCAATATCTTGGGTCCGACGCTCTTGCTGAATACCGGCGACAGCGTCACCTTCCACGTCACCAATCAGCTCAACACCGCCACCACGGTGCATTGGCATGGCTTTCACGTCGCGCCCGAGCACGACGGCGGACCGCATCAACTCATCGCTCCCAATTCGACTTGGAGTCCGGGGTTCAAGATTCGCAACCGCGCCTCCACGCTGTGGTACCACCCGCATGGCGAGGGCAAAACCGAACTCCAAGTCACCCGTGGTTTGGCAGGCTTTGCGATCGTGCGCGATGCGCAGGAAGCTGCCTTTTGCGCTGCCACGCAAGTATGGCGTCGATGATTTTCCGATTGTACTGCAATCCAAGGCCGTCGATGTCTTGGGGCAGTTTGCCATCGCGACGCACGAAGATTCGATCATGCTCGTCAACGGGATCTTGAATCCCTATTTGAACGTGCCGCAGCAAGTGGTGCGCTTTCGGTTGCTGAATGGCAGCGCCGACCGCACGTATTGGCTGGGCTTGAGCGACAATGCGGACTTTTCATTGATCGCTTCCGACGGCGGATTGTTGTCGGCGCCGCTCGTGACCAACCGTGTGCGCCTGTCTCCGGGCGAACGCGCCGAAATTCTTGTGTCCTTTGCGAGCAGTACGATCGGCGATTCCTTGGATCTGATCAGCTACGCTTCCGAATTGCCCCATGGCATCATCGGCGCCGATACCGTGGGTTTGGGCGCAAACCTGATCGGCGAGGGATATTATACCAATCCGCTGAATGGGCAGGATTTCCGCGTATTGCGGTTGCATGTGATCGCCCCGACGAGTAATCCGATTCTGGCAATTCCAGCGGCATTTGATCCCGTGATTCCGATCGATACGAATGCCGTGGACGAACATCGCCACTTGCATTTTGCGGCAGATACTGCTGGTTTTGGCGAAGTCGCCCTCGTCGACGGCCCCTTCCATATCAATGCGCAGCCGTTCAACATGGATTCGATCAACATCCGCACCCAACTCAATCACAAGGAAATATGGACACTGACGAATGCGACGAGGGTGGCCCATCCGTTTCACATCCATGATATTCAATTTTTTGTGCTCGACATCAACGGCAATCCGCCGCCACCGCAATATGCAGGATGGAAGGACGTGATTTTGGTGATGCCGGAAGACACCGTGCGGTTTGTGGCCGTCTTTGACGACTTCGCCAATGATTCGATTCCCTACATGTACCATTGCCACCTGCTGCACCACGAAGACGACGGCATGATGGGCCAATTTTTGGTGATGAATCCGGCGACCGGTGCCTCCGATGCAGTTCACAATTCGGTCGAATGGACACTTTTTCCCAATCCGGCAACGGATGAAATCCAGCTACTTTGGAAGGGAAATTCGATGCGACAGGCTAATCTTCAAATTTTGGATAGCCAAGGTAAAATTGTTTTGAATCAGTCCTTTCCTGCGAATGGAACGGTGAATATCGACGGCTTATCCGCTGGAATTTACCTGCTCAAAGTATCCACCCGGGAAGGCGTCAGCGTCAAGAAATTCTTGAAGCGGTGACATTGCCGCGTTGTTTTTGCCACCAAGACACCAAATTCCACTTCGTGTCTTTGTGCCTTCGTGGCCGAATTTCAGCGCCCAGCCTCGTGTCTTGGTGCCTTGGTGGCCAATCTCAAACCAAAGCTGATACCTACCTCCCGATCACCAAACGCTTGGCCGTGGACCGTCCCTCCGACTTGGCGACCATCATGTAAATGCCCGGCTTCAAACCACTCACATCGAGCGTCAACTGCCCAACAATGGGTCGTGAAAACAGCATTCGACCTTGCAAATCGAAGCATTCCAACGTCGCATTCGAACCAAAATCAGGATGCAGCACAACCTGCACTTGCGCGGCAGCTGGGTTGGGAAACAGGGAAATAGCATCGGACAAATGGTGTCCTTGGGCAACATTAACTCCGATGTAATTGATTTCCACGGTATGCGTTCCGGGCGCGAGGGGGATGGACGTTTCGAGGACGCCATTGGTGTCGGTATTTGCAGTCGAAATCACGGCTTGGTCCACAAGAATCTGGAACATCGCATTCGGTTCAAGATCAGCTGCGAATATGCCGACGGATCGGCCGCCGGGGATCGTATGGAGCACGTGGTAGCCAACACCGGTATCGCCAACAGCATTGAAAAAGAAGAGGGTATTGTCCCAATCCGTGCCGATGGAAAAAGCATTCTGTTGGCCAAAGCCACCCGCCACGGCAGGCTGATTGTTGTCCCCGATTTTGATCGTATGGAAGAAAACCAAGCTGTCGGTGACCGTCGTCGGGGCAACTTCGATGCGCCACCGTCCCGGCGTCGTATGCACCGTGTCCATGTTCACGCCCACAGGATAATTGGTGCCATCCACCCAGAATTCATAGCCCGTGCCGCCAATGCGGGTCGTGCGTGAGGCCGCAGGCAGCAGGG from the Bacteroidota bacterium genome contains:
- a CDS encoding patatin-like phospholipase family protein; translated protein: MIKNVGLAFSGGGFRAASFALGTLSYLQHVQLEGKPMLQRASFVSSTSGGSITNAFYALRLYQGHQPEAIFKELYAHLSGDEILEKAMATLTNSKIWAAYPHKTRNLINAFAITYDQVLFGGKTMEVFWNKAHQPHVDEVCFNSTELNNGISFRFRTNGTDADIISFGNFYLGFKKESVEALKSLRIADMVAASSCFPVGFEPIVFPNDFAAGEETPKSLLDAFEFDHNNSVHKDAVQAVSFGLIDGGVVDNQGLYSLGLEDSLRPPKASATSEPSPNGKPEPRPFDLLIACDVASYFLDPYEVPSEPTKWYLKIPLKWIVVALALIVPLTGVTVGIFAANREPWYYFLLLLPAYLSSGLIGFGFWKAAKALQKEKKQVHGKVLGGTLVSSSICGFPKLSNSCKHAGNRLRNSPWKFI
- a CDS encoding acyloxyacyl hydrolase, translating into MRIQLMHKMMLMLLLMAAGQRSFCQLAEDTDSIKTRWVLGGRAHYGFVLIHSYALDPVRHSFPWGAEMDIGKQFIGKRAWDFCNCYPRAGASLTFWDYGSEILGYGATAMWYVEPVFLTKHRLNFSMRLSSGLSYQTNPYDSVTNPNNLAYSLRVNVPAAVGAALHFRLNPHWNLRLGANFNHVSNGGLALPNKGINYPTMSLGADYAPQGIDFKERAKNMDKSPPKPRLRLYAGVTGTLKRASGADTRQEPVWGVWTQGVYYVGRWSGLNLGIEWINDGARKLKMQRENIPGRHERGGILLGHQFLLGRVVFSQQLGIYFFDQFKLNDPVYQRFGLGLHVTKRLFAGFNLKTHRHVAELLELRLAWGFGEQDCLNFAELEDDVEESPMRSLSSLRFGNLKADSQRRLILNKGCK
- a CDS encoding fatty acid desaturase yields the protein MDAEFHQSVKVSKVVLQELGKRQNGAAWARFLVHYSLFLATGTCLVLSFGHAWWMILLAMVTFGATTTTLFAMLHETGHNTAFASRQLNRMVATIAAYSNFYIPTGFREFHFQHHRHTHDPHLDPEISVGGKPATALTSKLIPYLAYLTGLPLLMGKIGMAVTPAFGIFSLFYPYVAKSKHRRLMVESWIFLLLHGTLNALAFWILPGLWLLYPGYAVGMMLLSSYLPAEHGGLPHEGSILQRTRHIRTPALVRYMLWNMPYHAEHHAYPAIPFYNLPALSAAIADDLVEKDKNIPRFQSWTFRRFLKGK
- the tnpA gene encoding IS200/IS605 family transposase, with the translated sequence MSYRQIYYQIVFSTYQRKPTIAEAHCEELYRDVWKIVKDHNCKLHRVNGTEDHIHIFCDLHPSIALADFVKDLKVKSSLWMKRCGKFPFFNGWQEGYGGFTYNFRDRDMIIEYVKNQKEHHKKESSYDEFKRLLSENGIAFDEKYLL
- a CDS encoding c-type cytochrome, which encodes MKPRHFLLLILLGCFAVACREIDPPCPVPVYSDELLQVPAGFPAVEFPSNNGLTEARWRLGKKLFYDPVLSVTGTHSCGSCHKTEFALADNLPTTPGVFDRPGTRNAPSLANVAYHPYLIREGSVPTLEMQVLVPIQEVNEFNHNIVDISYQLQTDCVYVQMSRAAYGRIPDPFVITSAISTFERTMLSGNSPYDQYANQGCREALSYAEMRGMELFFSEKTNCFRCHGGFNFTEYAFENNGLYTEYADIGRMRFTHDSTDLAKFKVPSLRNAGLTAPYMHDGSVPTLAAVIEHYNSGGADHPSKSPLIRPLQLTEREKQDLVAFLNALTDTHFVNDPRFQRE
- a CDS encoding T9SS type A sorting domain-containing protein; the encoded protein is MKRLYIFLLVLSAASFSFAQQNVSLRINHKLGANPFQFGATAANNNGVEFTASRLDYYISQITLIHDGGMQTSVDTTWMLVHADQPTLQALGSFNVTSLEGVRFYIGVQNAYNHLNPTGYTAPHPLALQSPSMHWGWSSGYLFVAMNGNSGNNFVQSWEIHGLEDANYYSQTITTSGTVSGQDLIIDLDADYELALRNIDVSTGPINHGGTGIARTILQNFRDHVFSPAVITGVEVANAPSFSIFPNPASGTTRLQVAASTATESSFVVYDYTGRIIKTIVPTAGIADLNIAVSGCYLVALQQDGQTVATQRLVIAQ
- a CDS encoding T9SS type A sorting domain-containing protein; protein product: MKNTFTQIVFAITLLFAPFFGKSQTTAMDFNRLDCNGNMQHLFADLDAGNAVILEFFMQNCNPCIVAAGKLEAMKADLLAEFPGKIKGYAIGFNNSYSCASNINWVTTNNVTSIPMDSGATQVAYYGGMGMPTIVILGGGTNHSVLGSPYVGFATSDTITMAADIRNFLNTTTGITASALTANTFDVYPNPANGLLNFRCNLSAHADLSLQIMDLTGKTLMTVNEKNVAAGEFTLPLNTAELTAGTYLIKATANDAVLTKRFTVTH
- a CDS encoding multicopper oxidase domain-containing protein; this translates as MSSNWFLRVVTAALCCVATLPANAQNPLLIPDTLVGPNIQLNVAAGTMNYFPGLTTPTLGYNGNILGPTLLLNTGDSVTFHVTNQLNTATTVHWHGFHVAPEHDGGPHQLIAPNSTWSPGFKIRNRASTLWYHPHGEGKTELQVTRGLAGFAIVRDAQEAAFCAATQVWRR
- a CDS encoding multicopper oxidase domain-containing protein, which codes for MRRKLPFALPRKYGVDDFPIVLQSKAVDVLGQFAIATHEDSIMLVNGILNPYLNVPQQVVRFRLLNGSADRTYWLGLSDNADFSLIASDGGLLSAPLVTNRVRLSPGERAEILVSFASSTIGDSLDLISYASELPHGIIGADTVGLGANLIGEGYYTNPLNGQDFRVLRLHVIAPTSNPILAIPAAFDPVIPIDTNAVDEHRHLHFAADTAGFGEVALVDGPFHINAQPFNMDSINIRTQLNHKEIWTLTNATRVAHPFHIHDIQFFVLDINGNPPPPQYAGWKDVILVMPEDTVRFVAVFDDFANDSIPYMYHCHLLHHEDDGMMGQFLVMNPATGASDAVHNSVEWTLFPNPATDEIQLLWKGNSMRQANLQILDSQGKIVLNQSFPANGTVNIDGLSAGIYLLKVSTREGVSVKKFLKR